One region of Etheostoma spectabile isolate EspeVRDwgs_2016 unplaced genomic scaffold, UIUC_Espe_1.0 scaffold317, whole genome shotgun sequence genomic DNA includes:
- the e2f7 gene encoding transcription factor E2F7 isoform X2: MEVECLTLKDLTSPRKGVPVEPEEDGGQSEQKENICTEKKRSTPLKSAESTIPALLINRKGPTPDLAHITPIKHTPLAEPWTPTANLKMLISAASPDIRDREMKKVLFRPIENEKDQPGSPDTVAEDTEAEDSGQFEAVEEEEDADKKPSRKQKSLGLLCHKFLALYPDYPPLHSPIWISLDEVATNLGVERRRIYDIVNVLESLMIVGRIAKNSYTWYGRRRLEATLEDLQRRGRQQGYHLHMELPTEAREAAPGRKDDGAEGDASNSGGNRKDKSLRIMSQKFVMLFLVSKTQTVTLDAAAKILIEESQDSSSHSKYKTKVRRLYDIANVLTSLGLIKKVHVREERGRKPAFKWHGPVEFKNSGNAAGGNTLNVSAVTLPEDFRKAKMARHASFNIAPNSVAIQRLVNSAPSSPRRDLMGQLNQPVDFSKETTSHLQFGNSTNNRPNCQSRSSTLPLAPTQPTLLAPSLHPEHLFAPMSSPHCLAYLPSLSQPSVVMLYRAPDKPDQMPEGSRSPRLEAEGGRKRRREEEVPMLKKKGRSGLEECDQMRAESHCKAADCSKTGHTRTSPSRPAGLSTERTLNECLCSNSSSEPAQPSHYLYVPNDAGLNSLNFLLSAGQPPAGLALPPSSVPTLALPYVLVPSAALSHYPLVANALQQQGSKAQTNLSFSLPAVMSPAHFMVGAAPYGLAAASEISTPPVPSPSTPEQSRLYGSAGAPHSPSAPRQTVSITTPEPLTPLTPKETTPSASKAFFQTPGTLGSVVSAAPAGRRRGSAQRRLDISHPPTSWTCEEME; encoded by the exons ATGGAAGTTGAGTGTCTAACACTGAAAGACCTCACAAGTCCCAGGAAGGGGGTCCCGGTGGAGCCGGAGGAGGATGGGGGCCAAAGTGAACAAAAG GAAAACATCtgcacagaaaagaaaagatccACGCCACTTAAGTCTGCAGAGTCCACCATCCCTGCTTTGCTGATAAACAGAAAGGGTCCCACCCCTGACCTGGCCCACATCACCCCCATCAAACACACCCCCCTGGCCGAGCCCTGGACGCCCACGGCCAATCTGAAGATGCTGATCAGTGCCGCGAGCCCAGACATCCGGGACAGAGAGATGAAAAAGGTGCTGTTCAGACCCATAGAGAATGAGAAGGACCAGCCAGGAAGTCCAGACACTGTGGCAGAGGACACTGAGGCGGAGGACTCTGGTCAG TTTgaagctgtggaggaagaggaagacgcCGACAAAAAGCCTAGCAGGAAGCAGAAGAGTCTGGGTCTGCTGTGCCACAAGTTCCTGGCACTCTACCCTGATTACCCCCCGCTACACAGCCCCATCTGGATCTCTCTGGATGAGGTGGCGACCAATCTTG GAGTGGAGCGGCGGCGTATCTACGACATTGTCAACGTGCTGGAGTCTCTCATGATTGTGGGTCGGATAGCCAAAAACAGCTACACCTGGTACGGGCGGCGGCGGCTGGAGGCAACGCTGGAGGATCTGCAGCGGAGGGGGCGGCAGCAGGGCTACCACCTCCACATGGAGCTGCCCACCGAAGCCAGGGAGGCTGCACCGGGGCGCAAGGACGATGGAGCAGAGGGAGACGCTAGCAACT CTGGTGGCAACAGGAAAGACAAATCCCTGCGCATCATGAGCCAGAAGTTTGTCATGCTTTTCCTGGTGTCCAAAACTCAGACCGTAACTCTGGACGCAGCAGCAAAGATCCTCATTGAGGAGAGTCAGGACTCATCCAGTCACAGCAAGTacaaaa CTAAGGTGCGCCGACTATACGACATCGCAAATGTGCTGACCAGCCTGGGCCTCATAAAGAAGGTCCATGTCCGGGAGGAGAGGGGCAGGAAGCCAGCTTTCAAGTGGCATGGCCCTGTTGAATTCAAAAACTCTGGAAATGCTG CTGGAGGaaatactttgaatgtgtccGCTGTCACTCTGCCCGAGGACTTTAGAAAAGCCAAGATGGCACGGCACGCCTCGTTCAACATTGCACCTAATTCTGTGGCCATACAGCGGCTGGTCAACTCTGCACCCAGCAGTCCACGACGAGACCTTATGG GTCAGCTTAACCAGCCTGTGGATTTCTCCAAAGAGACTACAAGCCACCTGCAGTTTGGAAACAGCACTAA TAACCGTCCCAACTGCCAAAGCCGCAGCAGCACGCTGCCTCTGGCCCCCACCCAGCCCACCCTGCTGGCACCTTCTCTCCACCCAGAGCACCTCTTTGCCCCTATGTCCTCCCCCCATTGCTTGGCCTACCTGCCCAGCCTGTCCCAGCCCTCGGTGGTCATGCTGTACAGGGCGCCAGACAAGCCTGACCAGATGCCTGAAGGTTCGAGATCGCCCCGGCTGGAGGCTGagggggggaggaagaggaggagggaagaggaggtGCCAATGTTGAAGAAGAAAGGAAGGTCTGGGTTAGAGGAATGTGACCAG ATGAGAGCTGAATCTCACTGCAAAGCAGCAGATTGTTCAAAGACGGGTCACACTAGGACTTCCCCCAGTCGCCCAGCAGGCCTTTCCACAGAGCGGACACTGAATGAGTGTCtatgcagcaacagcagcagtgaGCCGGCCCAACCATCGCACTACCTCTATGTACCGAACGACGCag GTCTAAATAGCCTCAACTTCCTTCTCTCTGCTGGCCAGCCACCAGCCGGCCTAGCACTTCCCCCCAGCAGTGTTCCCACCCTGGCACTGCCCTACGTCCTGGTTCCCTCTGCAGCCCTCTCCCACTACCCCCTGGTGGCCAACGCTCTACAACAGCAAGGCTCCAAGGCCCAAACCAACCTGAGCTTTAGCCTGCCTGCTGTGATGTCACCGGCCCACTTTATGGTGGGGGCGGCACCATACGGCCTGGCAGCAGCATCAGAGATCAGCACGCCACCCGTTCCATCACCATCCACTCCAGAACAGAGCCGGCTGTATGGATCAGCAGGCGCTCCGCATTCTCCCTCAGCGCCACGTCAGACAGTCAGTAtcaccacaccagaaccactg ACTCCGCTCACTCCGAAGGAAACCACACCCTCTGCCTCCAAGGCTTTCTTCCAGACCCCGGGCACACTGGGAAGTGTAGTCAGCGCTGCGCCAGCTGGCCGAAGAAGAGGGTCGGCACAGAGGAGACTGGACATCAGCCACCCACCCACCAGTTGGACATGCGAGGAGATGGAATAA
- the LOC116686149 gene encoding uncharacterized protein LOC116686149 has translation MSLLIETSEGIFRAAVPRGFMLLSDGLFLKGLDAGGTRLQLKGSPGIQTAVPLRRHILHLSTAPGRGGNATMLPSGNRLRPLLGASHGRGSHQCCPQLCRRLLTWPTRQSLLQYEASPLLLEDGRPGGEEKGPSCWFCGPGCGKGPRYNAVGGTTGEPKEEDEGLNDGSPAMVTRRAEDGHQTVEGSSRESEVHPHVTFPVKIQCQ, from the exons atgtctctcctgattgaaacaTCCGAGGGAATATTCCGGGCCGCCGTGCCCAGGGGCTTTATGTTGTTGTCTGATGGGCT CTTTTTAAAAGGTCTAGATGCTGGAGGGACTCGGCTCCAGCTGAAGGGTTCCCCGGGTATCCAGACAGCAGTGCCGCTGCGACGCCACATCCTCCACCTCTCTACTGCCCCGGGAAGGGGCGGGAACGCAACCATGCTGCCTTCAG GCAACAGGCTGCGTCCTCTGCTGGGGGCGTCACATGGACGTGGCAGCCATCAATGCTGCCCACAACTCTGCAGAAGGCTGCTGACATGGCCAACCAGGCAAAGCCTGCTCCAATATGAGGCAAGTCCTCTTCTGTTGGAAGACGGACGACCTGGGGGAGAAGAGAAAGGACCTTCCTGCTGGTTTTGTGGCCCGGGGTGTGGAAAAGGCCCTCGCTACAACGCGGTCGGAGGTACCACTGGCGAGCCTAAAGAAGAAGATGAGGGCctcaatgacgggtccccagCCATGGTCACACGCCGTGCCGaggatggccatcagaccgtggAAGGATCCTCTAGAGAGTCTGAAGTCCACCCTCATGTCACTTTCCCCGTCAAAATACAGTGCCAGTAA
- the e2f7 gene encoding transcription factor E2F7 isoform X1, which yields MEVECLTLKDLTSPRKGVPVEPEEDGGQSEQKENICTEKKRSTPLKSAESTIPALLINRKGPTPDLAHITPIKHTPLAEPWTPTANLKMLISAASPDIRDREMKKVLFRPIENEKDQPGSPDTVAEDTEAEDSGQFEAVEEEEDADKKPSRKQKSLGLLCHKFLALYPDYPPLHSPIWISLDEVATNLGVERRRIYDIVNVLESLMIVGRIAKNSYTWYGRRRLEATLEDLQRRGRQQGYHLHMELPTEAREAAPGRKDDGAEGDASNSGGNRKDKSLRIMSQKFVMLFLVSKTQTVTLDAAAKILIEESQDSSSHSKYKTKVRRLYDIANVLTSLGLIKKVHVREERGRKPAFKWHGPVEFKNSGNAVFSAGGNTLNVSAVTLPEDFRKAKMARHASFNIAPNSVAIQRLVNSAPSSPRRDLMGQLNQPVDFSKETTSHLQFGNSTNNRPNCQSRSSTLPLAPTQPTLLAPSLHPEHLFAPMSSPHCLAYLPSLSQPSVVMLYRAPDKPDQMPEGSRSPRLEAEGGRKRRREEEVPMLKKKGRSGLEECDQMRAESHCKAADCSKTGHTRTSPSRPAGLSTERTLNECLCSNSSSEPAQPSHYLYVPNDAGLNSLNFLLSAGQPPAGLALPPSSVPTLALPYVLVPSAALSHYPLVANALQQQGSKAQTNLSFSLPAVMSPAHFMVGAAPYGLAAASEISTPPVPSPSTPEQSRLYGSAGAPHSPSAPRQTVSITTPEPLTPLTPKETTPSASKAFFQTPGTLGSVVSAAPAGRRRGSAQRRLDISHPPTSWTCEEME from the exons ATGGAAGTTGAGTGTCTAACACTGAAAGACCTCACAAGTCCCAGGAAGGGGGTCCCGGTGGAGCCGGAGGAGGATGGGGGCCAAAGTGAACAAAAG GAAAACATCtgcacagaaaagaaaagatccACGCCACTTAAGTCTGCAGAGTCCACCATCCCTGCTTTGCTGATAAACAGAAAGGGTCCCACCCCTGACCTGGCCCACATCACCCCCATCAAACACACCCCCCTGGCCGAGCCCTGGACGCCCACGGCCAATCTGAAGATGCTGATCAGTGCCGCGAGCCCAGACATCCGGGACAGAGAGATGAAAAAGGTGCTGTTCAGACCCATAGAGAATGAGAAGGACCAGCCAGGAAGTCCAGACACTGTGGCAGAGGACACTGAGGCGGAGGACTCTGGTCAG TTTgaagctgtggaggaagaggaagacgcCGACAAAAAGCCTAGCAGGAAGCAGAAGAGTCTGGGTCTGCTGTGCCACAAGTTCCTGGCACTCTACCCTGATTACCCCCCGCTACACAGCCCCATCTGGATCTCTCTGGATGAGGTGGCGACCAATCTTG GAGTGGAGCGGCGGCGTATCTACGACATTGTCAACGTGCTGGAGTCTCTCATGATTGTGGGTCGGATAGCCAAAAACAGCTACACCTGGTACGGGCGGCGGCGGCTGGAGGCAACGCTGGAGGATCTGCAGCGGAGGGGGCGGCAGCAGGGCTACCACCTCCACATGGAGCTGCCCACCGAAGCCAGGGAGGCTGCACCGGGGCGCAAGGACGATGGAGCAGAGGGAGACGCTAGCAACT CTGGTGGCAACAGGAAAGACAAATCCCTGCGCATCATGAGCCAGAAGTTTGTCATGCTTTTCCTGGTGTCCAAAACTCAGACCGTAACTCTGGACGCAGCAGCAAAGATCCTCATTGAGGAGAGTCAGGACTCATCCAGTCACAGCAAGTacaaaa CTAAGGTGCGCCGACTATACGACATCGCAAATGTGCTGACCAGCCTGGGCCTCATAAAGAAGGTCCATGTCCGGGAGGAGAGGGGCAGGAAGCCAGCTTTCAAGTGGCATGGCCCTGTTGAATTCAAAAACTCTGGAAATGCTG TATTCTCAGCTGGAGGaaatactttgaatgtgtccGCTGTCACTCTGCCCGAGGACTTTAGAAAAGCCAAGATGGCACGGCACGCCTCGTTCAACATTGCACCTAATTCTGTGGCCATACAGCGGCTGGTCAACTCTGCACCCAGCAGTCCACGACGAGACCTTATGG GTCAGCTTAACCAGCCTGTGGATTTCTCCAAAGAGACTACAAGCCACCTGCAGTTTGGAAACAGCACTAA TAACCGTCCCAACTGCCAAAGCCGCAGCAGCACGCTGCCTCTGGCCCCCACCCAGCCCACCCTGCTGGCACCTTCTCTCCACCCAGAGCACCTCTTTGCCCCTATGTCCTCCCCCCATTGCTTGGCCTACCTGCCCAGCCTGTCCCAGCCCTCGGTGGTCATGCTGTACAGGGCGCCAGACAAGCCTGACCAGATGCCTGAAGGTTCGAGATCGCCCCGGCTGGAGGCTGagggggggaggaagaggaggagggaagaggaggtGCCAATGTTGAAGAAGAAAGGAAGGTCTGGGTTAGAGGAATGTGACCAG ATGAGAGCTGAATCTCACTGCAAAGCAGCAGATTGTTCAAAGACGGGTCACACTAGGACTTCCCCCAGTCGCCCAGCAGGCCTTTCCACAGAGCGGACACTGAATGAGTGTCtatgcagcaacagcagcagtgaGCCGGCCCAACCATCGCACTACCTCTATGTACCGAACGACGCag GTCTAAATAGCCTCAACTTCCTTCTCTCTGCTGGCCAGCCACCAGCCGGCCTAGCACTTCCCCCCAGCAGTGTTCCCACCCTGGCACTGCCCTACGTCCTGGTTCCCTCTGCAGCCCTCTCCCACTACCCCCTGGTGGCCAACGCTCTACAACAGCAAGGCTCCAAGGCCCAAACCAACCTGAGCTTTAGCCTGCCTGCTGTGATGTCACCGGCCCACTTTATGGTGGGGGCGGCACCATACGGCCTGGCAGCAGCATCAGAGATCAGCACGCCACCCGTTCCATCACCATCCACTCCAGAACAGAGCCGGCTGTATGGATCAGCAGGCGCTCCGCATTCTCCCTCAGCGCCACGTCAGACAGTCAGTAtcaccacaccagaaccactg ACTCCGCTCACTCCGAAGGAAACCACACCCTCTGCCTCCAAGGCTTTCTTCCAGACCCCGGGCACACTGGGAAGTGTAGTCAGCGCTGCGCCAGCTGGCCGAAGAAGAGGGTCGGCACAGAGGAGACTGGACATCAGCCACCCACCCACCAGTTGGACATGCGAGGAGATGGAATAA